The Hymenobacter baengnokdamensis genome includes a region encoding these proteins:
- a CDS encoding cupin domain-containing protein, translated as MQVINLTEKFGCFTAHWHPHIVADLNDQHIKLAKVQGEFIWHQHEAEDELFIVIKGQLHIDFRDQPTAVLNAGEILVVPRGVEHRPHAPEETWIMLVEPQATRHTGTVEHALTRHELPRI; from the coding sequence ATGCAGGTTATCAATCTCACCGAAAAATTTGGGTGCTTTACCGCCCACTGGCACCCGCACATCGTCGCCGACCTCAACGACCAGCACATTAAGCTGGCCAAAGTACAGGGGGAATTTATCTGGCACCAGCACGAGGCCGAAGATGAATTATTTATCGTCATAAAGGGCCAGCTTCACATCGACTTCCGCGACCAGCCCACGGCGGTGCTCAACGCGGGGGAAATCCTGGTTGTGCCCCGCGGGGTAGAGCACCGCCCCCACGCGCCCGAAGAAACCTGGATTATGCTCGTTGAGCCGCAAGCTACCCGCCACACCGGTACCGTGGAGCACGCCCTCACCCGCCACGAGCTACCTCGCATTTAG
- the coxB gene encoding cytochrome c oxidase subunit II gives MRSIFSAATQEAARLNRLDTYFIVAALAVLLLVTYLVVYTSLKFRDKGNGIEPKQESTNLRLEMLMIGGPTVLVVGFFFLTITTTSAILPPAGTTTPVVLITGHQWWWEFRYPGTNVQTANEVHLPVGQRLLVVGTSADVVHDWWVPSFGLKMDLIPGLRNHVWVTIKKPGIYEGACSEFCGQQHAWMRIRVVAQMPADYARWLQAAARPAVAAPSDSLARVGGALFAHYACSSCHQVRGTLAAGQQGPDLTHFGSRSTMLAGLLPNTPQNVTRWLTDPQAVKPGAHMPRFIFGRDSIQALTAYLTQLK, from the coding sequence ATGCGCTCTATTTTCTCGGCGGCCACCCAGGAGGCCGCGCGGCTAAATCGGCTCGACACTTACTTCATAGTGGCGGCGCTGGCCGTGCTGCTGCTGGTGACTTACCTGGTCGTGTACACGTCGCTGAAGTTTCGGGATAAGGGCAATGGCATCGAGCCGAAGCAGGAATCGACCAACCTCAGGTTGGAAATGCTCATGATTGGCGGGCCAACGGTGCTGGTAGTCGGCTTCTTTTTTCTGACCATTACCACGACCAGCGCCATTCTGCCGCCCGCCGGCACCACAACTCCGGTGGTGCTTATCACGGGCCATCAGTGGTGGTGGGAGTTTAGGTATCCGGGCACGAACGTGCAGACAGCCAATGAAGTACACCTGCCCGTGGGCCAGCGGCTGCTAGTGGTGGGCACCTCGGCCGATGTGGTACACGACTGGTGGGTGCCCTCGTTCGGCCTGAAGATGGACCTGATACCCGGCTTGCGCAACCACGTGTGGGTAACCATCAAAAAGCCAGGAATTTATGAGGGGGCGTGCAGCGAGTTTTGCGGCCAGCAGCACGCCTGGATGCGTATCCGGGTGGTGGCCCAGATGCCCGCCGACTACGCCCGGTGGCTGCAGGCGGCGGCGCGGCCCGCCGTGGCCGCCCCTTCCGATTCGCTGGCCCGCGTGGGCGGGGCACTGTTTGCGCATTACGCCTGCAGCAGCTGCCACCAGGTGCGGGGCACGCTTGCCGCCGGCCAGCAGGGGCCCGACCTCACGCACTTTGGCAGCCGGAGCACCATGCTGGCGGGCCTGCTCCCGAACACGCCCCAAAACGTGACCCGCTGGCTCACCGACCCGCAGGCCGTAAAGCCGGGCGCGCACATGCCCCGGTTCATTTTTGGCCGCGACAGCATTCAGGCGCTGACCGCGTATTTAACTCAATTAAAATAA
- the ctaD gene encoding cytochrome c oxidase subunit I has product MAAQPVLVPEPAEALPDLDLGGDQGLLQWISSVDHKQIGIMYLWVALLFMLIGGVEVLLMRVQLAVPKNTFMGPEIYNQLFTMHGTTMIFFVAMPAIFGFATYLVPLMIGANEMAFPRLNALSLWITFFGGLLLYFSFLAGGAPDAGWFNYAPLNQYNYSFRPGIDYYCAGLLLAGIGTVSAACNFVVTILRYRVPGMGLKQLPVFVWMMLIDSFLIIFSFPALNAALAMLLLDRQLHAHFFDVQAGGSALLWQHLFWLFGHPEVYIVILPSFGILSEVFAVFSRKPIFGYSFIVGSGIAIGLLAFGVWIHHMLAVGLGNVVNGFFSASSMLIGIPTGIKIFNWLATMHGGSLRFSTAMKFAVAFLVEFTIGGLSGIAFAIVPIDLQLTDTYFVVAHIHYVFIGGTLFGLLAGLFYWFPKMSGRQLSERLGSWFFWLFVIGFNGTFLVQHVLGTLGMPRRVYTYPDLPGWGTLNMISTIGGFLMGAATLLLVYMVIKAIRSGPAATSDPWDAFTLEWSTASPPPLQNFDRVVPVRSARPFRDLKRPGDADWLKPGKKEGYHEREQSVD; this is encoded by the coding sequence ATGGCTGCGCAACCCGTACTGGTGCCCGAACCCGCCGAAGCGTTGCCCGACCTCGACCTTGGGGGCGACCAGGGCCTGCTGCAGTGGATTTCATCGGTCGACCACAAGCAGATTGGGATTATGTACCTCTGGGTGGCGCTGCTGTTTATGCTCATCGGCGGGGTCGAAGTCCTGCTTATGCGGGTGCAGCTGGCGGTACCCAAAAACACGTTTATGGGGCCGGAAATCTACAACCAGCTCTTTACCATGCACGGCACCACGATGATATTCTTCGTGGCTATGCCCGCCATTTTTGGCTTTGCCACCTACCTCGTGCCGCTTATGATTGGGGCCAACGAGATGGCTTTTCCCCGCCTGAATGCGCTGAGTTTGTGGATAACATTTTTTGGCGGACTGCTGCTGTATTTCAGCTTTCTGGCGGGCGGCGCACCCGATGCGGGGTGGTTCAACTACGCGCCGCTCAATCAGTATAACTATTCCTTTAGGCCGGGCATCGACTACTACTGCGCAGGACTGCTGCTGGCCGGCATCGGCACCGTATCGGCGGCCTGCAATTTTGTAGTTACCATTCTGCGCTACCGGGTGCCGGGCATGGGCCTCAAGCAGCTGCCCGTTTTCGTATGGATGATGCTGATTGACTCGTTTCTCATCATCTTTTCGTTTCCGGCCCTGAACGCGGCGCTGGCCATGCTGCTGCTTGACCGGCAGCTGCACGCGCACTTCTTCGACGTGCAAGCGGGCGGCTCGGCGCTGCTGTGGCAGCACCTGTTCTGGCTGTTTGGGCACCCGGAAGTATATATCGTTATCCTGCCTTCGTTCGGCATCCTGTCGGAGGTGTTTGCGGTGTTTTCGCGCAAGCCGATTTTTGGCTATTCCTTCATCGTGGGCTCGGGCATAGCCATTGGCTTACTGGCTTTTGGTGTCTGGATTCACCACATGCTGGCGGTGGGCCTGGGCAACGTGGTCAACGGCTTTTTTTCGGCCAGCAGTATGCTCATCGGCATCCCGACGGGCATCAAAATCTTCAACTGGCTGGCTACGATGCACGGCGGCTCGCTGCGCTTTTCCACGGCCATGAAATTCGCCGTGGCATTTCTGGTTGAGTTTACGATTGGCGGGCTGAGCGGCATCGCCTTCGCCATCGTGCCGATTGACCTGCAGCTCACGGACACGTATTTTGTGGTGGCGCACATCCACTACGTATTTATCGGGGGCACCCTGTTTGGGCTGCTGGCGGGCTTGTTCTACTGGTTTCCGAAGATGAGCGGGCGGCAGCTGAGTGAGCGGCTGGGTAGCTGGTTTTTCTGGTTGTTCGTCATCGGCTTCAATGGTACTTTTCTGGTGCAGCACGTGCTGGGTACCCTGGGCATGCCGCGCCGCGTGTATACCTACCCCGACCTGCCCGGCTGGGGCACCCTAAACATGATTTCGACCATCGGCGGCTTCCTGATGGGAGCGGCCACGCTGCTGCTGGTATATATGGTAATTAAGGCCATACGCAGTGGGCCGGCCGCCACCTCCGACCCCTGGGACGCGTTTACGCTGGAGTGGAGCACCGCCTCGCCGCCGCCGCTGCAGAATTTTGACCGCGTGGTGCCCGTGCGCAGCGCCCGCCCCTTCCGCGACCTCAAGCGCCCCGGCGACGCAGATTGGCTTAAACCCGGTAAAAAAGAAGGCTACCATGAAAGAGAACAGTCTGTTGATTAA
- a CDS encoding cytochrome c oxidase subunit 3 — protein sequence MAFIYFSLAPGFRQQQLAALDLRSTGGFTALLFASSFTYMRAEASYRQGAPGRLKGWLLATIGLGALFLLGQVREFRGLFARHVDIASNTFGTSFFTLTGFHGLHVLAGLVVLSILVGRAFAGDFNQPNLSVLSAVGIYWHFVDIVWAVVFSVVYVLPHFTHFGS from the coding sequence ATGGCTTTCATCTATTTTTCGCTCGCGCCGGGTTTCCGGCAGCAGCAGCTGGCGGCGCTCGACCTGCGTAGCACGGGCGGGTTTACGGCGCTGCTCTTTGCCAGCAGCTTTACCTATATGCGGGCCGAAGCCAGCTACCGACAAGGGGCACCGGGCCGGCTCAAGGGCTGGCTACTGGCCACTATCGGGCTGGGGGCGCTGTTTCTGCTGGGGCAGGTACGGGAGTTTCGGGGGCTGTTTGCCCGGCACGTCGACATTGCCAGCAACACCTTTGGTACCAGCTTTTTTACGCTCACCGGCTTTCACGGGCTGCACGTGCTGGCCGGGCTGGTGGTGCTCAGTATCTTGGTGGGTCGGGCCTTTGCCGGCGATTTCAATCAGCCCAACTTATCCGTGCTCAGTGCAGTAGGTATCTACTGGCACTTTGTGGACATCGTGTGGGCGGTGGTGTTTTCGGTGGTTTACGTATTGCCTCACTTTACCCATTTTGGCTCATGA
- a CDS encoding cytochrome c oxidase assembly protein, with translation MNTSVWWQWYFNPGLLLLVAGLAAAYYWLAGGRWQARGGVYFAGLTLFALAELSPLHYLGMHALFSAHMVVHIVVLLLSGPLLVLGLPPQPVPAAARGLARFSGWLRGHEWLAWGAGVGIMWGLHVPAVFDASFTAMHNVFSPLPMLHAGAMLLAGALFSWPLFGPVPAQHLHPLAGVGYLFTACVACSLLGLLLTFAPADTYQHYARASWCGTASLAPDYATNAWGLSLADDQQLAGLIMWVPCCFIYLSGCVFLLARYFGAEQETVSAAALVG, from the coding sequence ATGAATACGTCCGTCTGGTGGCAGTGGTATTTCAATCCGGGGCTGCTTTTGCTGGTAGCGGGCTTGGCGGCGGCTTACTACTGGCTGGCGGGCGGGCGCTGGCAAGCGCGGGGTGGGGTGTATTTCGCGGGGCTGACGCTGTTTGCGCTGGCCGAGCTGTCGCCGCTGCACTACCTGGGAATGCACGCCCTGTTCAGCGCCCACATGGTGGTACACATCGTGGTGCTGCTGCTGAGCGGGCCGCTGCTGGTGCTGGGCCTGCCGCCGCAGCCGGTGCCGGCCGCCGCGCGGGGGCTGGCCCGGTTTTCGGGTTGGCTGCGCGGGCACGAGTGGCTGGCCTGGGGCGCGGGTGTGGGCATTATGTGGGGGCTGCACGTACCGGCCGTATTCGATGCCTCATTTACTGCTATGCATAACGTATTCAGCCCCTTGCCCATGCTGCACGCGGGCGCGATGCTGCTGGCGGGGGCGCTGTTTAGCTGGCCGCTGTTTGGGCCGGTACCGGCGCAGCACCTGCACCCGCTGGCAGGGGTGGGGTACCTGTTTACGGCCTGCGTAGCCTGCTCACTGCTGGGGCTGCTCCTTACTTTCGCTCCGGCCGATACCTACCAGCACTACGCCCGTGCCTCCTGGTGCGGCACTGCCAGCCTGGCCCCCGACTACGCTACGAATGCCTGGGGCCTCAGCCTGGCCGACGACCAGCAGCTGGCGGGGCTGATTATGTGGGTGCCGTGCTGCTTCATCTACCTGAGCGGCTGCGTGTTTTTGCTGGCGCGGTATTTTGGGGCGGAGCAGGAAACAGTTTCAGCGGCGGCTTTGGTGGGGTGA
- a CDS encoding QcrA and Rieske domain-containing protein yields MSETDNTAPGPTAEDEPRRDFLVKLSLGLGGVAALAVGVPVVSAVLAPLLQADPQTWRKVGTLADFDIGSTHLVKFENANPVAWSGVSSESAAWLRRDSATAFTAFSVNCAHLGCPVRWEPGAGLFMCPCHGGIYYKDGTVAAGPPPRGLTQYHIRVSGHDVELLTAPIPITDITAS; encoded by the coding sequence ATGAGTGAAACCGACAATACTGCTCCCGGCCCGACTGCCGAAGATGAGCCGCGCCGCGATTTTCTGGTAAAGCTGAGCCTGGGGCTGGGCGGTGTGGCCGCGCTGGCCGTGGGCGTGCCCGTGGTGAGCGCGGTGCTGGCCCCGCTGCTCCAGGCCGACCCCCAAACCTGGCGCAAGGTGGGCACGCTGGCCGATTTTGACATCGGCTCGACGCATCTCGTCAAGTTTGAGAATGCCAACCCGGTGGCGTGGTCAGGGGTATCGAGCGAGTCGGCAGCATGGCTGCGGCGCGACTCGGCCACGGCGTTCACGGCCTTCTCGGTCAACTGCGCCCACCTGGGCTGCCCGGTGCGCTGGGAGCCGGGCGCGGGCCTGTTTATGTGTCCCTGCCACGGCGGCATCTATTACAAGGATGGGACCGTGGCCGCCGGCCCGCCACCGCGCGGCCTCACGCAGTACCACATCCGGGTTTCCGGCCACGATGTGGAGCTGCTCACGGCTCCCATTCCCATCACCGATATCACCGCCTCCTGA
- a CDS encoding cytochrome b N-terminal domain-containing protein has protein sequence MKILRSIGAWLDDRLGISDTVMPLARHLVPPGAKWSYVFGSAALFCLILQVVTGLALTLLYQPTSSEAYQSLQFITHQAVFGRTLRAIHYFGASGMVLLVGVHMMRVYITASYKFPREMSWISGVFLLFLTLAMGFTGQLLRWDSNGVWSAVVAAEQVGRIPVVGTYVARLLLGGDTIGGQSLSRFYSYHTLLFPGLLLGLVGFHLYLVIRNGVSEPPVAGRPVDPKTYRQWYQAMLKKVGVPFWPTAAWRDTLFGAIVILSIFGLALLYGPPELTTPPSPATINTNPAPDWYLLPVFALFALMPAKIESYVIFIGPILTVIGLLALPFVSNAGERSPLRRPWAVFGSLCVVVFVGALLLLGEQAPWSPKFTAQPLTAGLVHSSDPQVVAGSALFYNKGCLYCHLIDGHGGRRGPELTEVGRRLTPGELEIRIVNGGGNMPAYGGVVSKKELAALVAFLGTRK, from the coding sequence ATGAAGATTTTACGCTCTATCGGGGCCTGGCTGGACGACCGTCTGGGGATTTCGGATACGGTTATGCCGCTGGCCCGGCACCTGGTACCGCCGGGGGCCAAGTGGAGCTACGTGTTCGGGAGTGCGGCGCTGTTTTGTCTTATCCTGCAGGTGGTTACGGGGTTAGCTCTCACGCTGCTTTACCAGCCTACCTCGTCGGAGGCCTACCAGTCGCTGCAGTTTATTACCCACCAGGCGGTGTTTGGGCGCACGCTGCGGGCCATCCATTACTTCGGGGCGTCGGGCATGGTGCTGCTGGTGGGCGTACATATGATGCGTGTGTACATCACAGCCTCCTACAAGTTTCCGCGCGAGATGAGCTGGATAAGCGGGGTATTTCTGCTGTTTCTGACCCTGGCGATGGGCTTCACCGGGCAGCTGCTGCGCTGGGATTCCAATGGCGTGTGGTCGGCGGTGGTGGCGGCCGAGCAGGTGGGGCGCATTCCGGTTGTCGGCACCTACGTGGCGCGGCTGCTGCTGGGCGGCGATACCATCGGTGGGCAGTCGTTGAGCCGGTTTTACTCTTACCACACGCTGTTGTTTCCGGGGCTGCTGCTGGGGCTGGTGGGCTTTCACCTCTACCTGGTTATTCGCAACGGCGTATCGGAGCCGCCGGTGGCTGGCCGGCCCGTCGACCCCAAAACCTACCGGCAGTGGTACCAGGCTATGCTGAAGAAAGTGGGCGTGCCCTTCTGGCCCACTGCTGCCTGGCGCGACACGCTGTTTGGGGCCATCGTTATCCTCAGCATCTTCGGGCTGGCCCTATTGTATGGCCCGCCTGAGCTAACCACGCCGCCCTCACCGGCCACCATCAATACCAACCCGGCCCCCGACTGGTACCTGCTGCCTGTGTTCGCGCTTTTTGCGCTCATGCCCGCCAAAATCGAGTCCTACGTCATTTTTATCGGTCCTATCCTCACCGTGATAGGGCTGCTGGCGCTGCCCTTCGTGTCGAACGCGGGCGAGCGCAGCCCGCTGCGGCGGCCCTGGGCGGTGTTTGGCTCGTTGTGCGTAGTGGTGTTTGTAGGGGCACTGCTGCTGCTGGGCGAGCAGGCACCGTGGTCGCCCAAGTTCACGGCCCAGCCGCTCACGGCCGGCCTCGTGCATTCCAGCGACCCGCAGGTGGTGGCCGGCAGCGCGTTATTTTACAACAAAGGCTGCCTCTACTGCCACCTTATCGACGGCCACGGCGGCCGGCGCGGCCCCGAGCTAACGGAGGTGGGCCGCCGCCTCACGCCCGGCGAGCTGGAAATCCGCATCGTGAACGGCGGCGGCAACATGCCCGCCTATGGCGGGGTGGTTTCTAAAAAAGAGCTGGCCGCGCTGGTCGCATTTTTGGGCACGCGCAAGTAG
- a CDS encoding universal stress protein — translation MKNILVPTDFSPEAHHAYEVALQLAKHTGGNVTLLYVLEGQEPTETGNFSTFGAPVHGGIVPNSGGGNSGMQGLFVLKLMQATKHRMHILKDEAATLAADVPMQDTVEVADLSDGILRAIQKHGSDLVVMGVQNHGGSENFFLGSHVERTIRLAPCPVLAVKPPQAAFDVRTIVFPSDFSADADSAFAGLQPVLTAFPDATLHLLHVATNGNDEATKQQMQVFAKRHQLTHCQVASINADEVSTGIEQYAQQVQASLVVLPTYHHSGLSSFLHAGIADIVATHALPPVLTYHFTQPGA, via the coding sequence ATGAAAAATATCCTGGTTCCTACCGATTTCTCGCCCGAGGCTCATCATGCCTATGAGGTGGCTTTGCAGCTAGCTAAGCATACAGGCGGCAACGTGACGCTGCTTTATGTGCTGGAAGGCCAGGAACCCACGGAAACGGGCAATTTCAGCACATTTGGCGCACCCGTTCACGGCGGCATCGTGCCCAACAGCGGCGGCGGCAACAGTGGTATGCAGGGGCTCTTTGTGCTGAAATTGATGCAGGCCACCAAGCACCGGATGCATATACTGAAAGACGAGGCCGCCACCCTGGCCGCCGATGTGCCGATGCAGGATACGGTAGAAGTGGCCGACCTCAGCGATGGCATTCTGAGGGCCATTCAGAAACACGGCAGCGACCTGGTGGTGATGGGTGTGCAAAACCACGGGGGCAGCGAGAACTTCTTTCTGGGCTCGCATGTCGAGCGCACTATTCGCCTGGCTCCCTGCCCGGTACTGGCTGTGAAGCCGCCGCAAGCCGCCTTCGACGTGCGCACCATCGTTTTTCCATCGGACTTTTCGGCCGATGCCGATAGTGCTTTTGCGGGCCTGCAACCCGTGCTGACGGCTTTCCCAGACGCTACCCTGCACCTGTTGCACGTAGCCACGAATGGTAATGATGAGGCAACCAAACAGCAGATGCAGGTATTTGCCAAGCGCCATCAGCTTACGCATTGCCAGGTAGCCTCGATAAATGCCGATGAGGTAAGCACGGGTATCGAGCAGTATGCCCAGCAGGTACAGGCCAGCCTGGTAGTACTGCCTACGTATCACCACTCCGGCCTGAGCAGCTTCCTGCACGCCGGTATTGCCGATATCGTGGCTACCCATGCCCTGCCACCCGTACTGACTTACCACTTCACGCAGCCCGGCGCGTAA
- a CDS encoding M48 family metalloprotease codes for MNILFRRVLRPVTLLLLLPLASATPARPAKPIGDVACFKEPLQGAQPDPQVIAQFGMYDNPRLQAYITQQGKRMTAISDRPGDYGFTIVDSPVINAFATPDGHVYFTRGIMAYFNDEAQFTGVLGHELGHITAQHGKKQQTRSTITGIGMLLGSVLAPQVMQSIGGVAQQVVGLGMLKYSRNDENEADGLGVKYSTKVGYDASHMASFFQTLERTEQQSGSSVPTFLSTHPNSADRYQRVKGLAAQAKQASGKTTFAVNRDSYLRSIDGLPFGDDPREGFVENGVFYHPELKFRFPIPAGWKSQNSPEQFQMSEPNGKALLAFTGVSGSSLDEAAQTLAKQIGVTAGNVQRTTINGFPALTFEGDQAASQSQATPAHVQSYILQDGKSLFAFVGLATAATFGTYAPQFASAVQGYQRLTEASKLNRQAEHIHIKQAPAATTLSQALTANGVPTKRLEEVAIINGMQLTDRLPAGTLFKVVGR; via the coding sequence ATGAATATATTATTCCGCCGCGTGTTGCGGCCTGTTACGCTGCTTTTGCTGCTGCCGCTGGCCAGCGCTACGCCGGCCAGGCCAGCCAAACCGATTGGGGACGTTGCTTGCTTCAAGGAGCCGCTGCAAGGCGCCCAGCCCGACCCGCAGGTGATTGCCCAGTTTGGGATGTACGATAACCCCAGGCTGCAGGCTTACATCACGCAGCAGGGAAAGCGCATGACGGCCATTTCGGACCGGCCCGGCGACTATGGTTTTACCATTGTCGATTCGCCGGTTATCAACGCCTTTGCCACGCCCGATGGTCATGTGTACTTCACGCGGGGCATCATGGCCTATTTCAACGACGAGGCGCAGTTTACCGGCGTGCTGGGCCACGAGCTGGGCCACATTACGGCGCAGCACGGCAAAAAGCAGCAAACCCGCTCCACCATTACCGGCATTGGCATGCTGCTGGGCTCGGTGCTGGCCCCACAGGTGATGCAGTCGATTGGCGGCGTGGCGCAGCAGGTAGTGGGCCTGGGGATGCTTAAATACAGCCGCAACGATGAAAATGAGGCCGATGGCCTGGGTGTTAAATACTCGACCAAAGTTGGTTATGATGCCTCGCACATGGCCAGTTTTTTCCAGACCCTGGAGCGCACCGAGCAGCAGAGTGGCAGCAGCGTTCCCACGTTTCTTTCTACGCACCCCAACTCGGCCGACCGCTACCAGCGCGTGAAAGGGCTGGCTGCGCAGGCCAAGCAAGCTAGCGGCAAAACCACGTTTGCGGTAAACCGCGACAGTTACCTCCGCTCCATCGACGGGCTGCCCTTCGGCGATGACCCACGCGAGGGCTTCGTGGAAAATGGGGTGTTTTATCATCCCGAGCTGAAATTTCGCTTCCCGATTCCGGCGGGCTGGAAATCGCAGAACTCGCCCGAGCAGTTTCAAATGTCGGAGCCCAACGGCAAGGCGCTGCTGGCTTTTACGGGCGTCAGCGGCAGCTCGCTGGATGAGGCCGCCCAAACGCTGGCCAAACAAATCGGCGTAACGGCCGGCAACGTGCAGCGCACCACCATCAACGGGTTCCCCGCCCTCACGTTTGAAGGCGACCAGGCCGCTTCGCAGAGCCAGGCCACGCCGGCCCATGTACAGAGCTATATCTTACAGGATGGCAAGTCGCTGTTTGCTTTTGTGGGGCTGGCTACGGCCGCCACATTTGGCACCTATGCGCCGCAGTTTGCCAGCGCCGTGCAGGGCTACCAGCGCCTCACCGAGGCCAGCAAGCTCAACCGGCAGGCCGAGCACATTCACATAAAGCAGGCCCCGGCCGCTACCACGCTTTCGCAAGCCCTCACGGCCAACGGCGTGCCCACCAAGCGCCTCGAAGAAGTCGCTATTATCAATGGCATGCAGCTAACTGACCGCCTACCGGCCGGCACCTTGTTTAAGGTGGTAGGCAGGTAG
- a CDS encoding peroxiredoxin family protein — protein MKSLCLVFLAATLLAGCNSSTTSGSGAAGATSAAALLTPGPWRGELATQGQKIPFLFEVKTEAGKPVVYLVNKGLNGEERLRCDEISAAGDSVTIRLHVFDAALVVRADGQDKLKGVWVKYDSKTPYRVPLVATAGAQSLFNGADSKDAASFAGTWKTTFTDGKDSYPAVGVIQQKGADVVGTFLTTTGDYRYLSGSALGSGLRMSTFDGSHAFLFEAKKEPKIKVTAANNEQTGLPRALAENAYRGELNGDYYSGKSGHETWTATLDPKAKLPDADTLTYLRKGESRLNFKFPSIVQGSSISPTDPKYKGKVVVLQILGSWCPNCMDETAYLAPWYAQNKARGVEIIGLGYERSSDYQQAASRLQKMKQRFNIGYDLAVAGVSNKDSVARSLPQLAKFLGFPTTIFLDKKGVVRSIRTGFSGPGTGQYYEEEKAHFNRTVDKLLKE, from the coding sequence ATGAAATCTCTCTGTTTGGTCTTTCTGGCAGCTACGCTGTTGGCCGGCTGCAACTCGTCTACTACTTCGGGCTCGGGCGCAGCGGGTGCCACTTCGGCCGCCGCGCTGCTTACACCCGGCCCCTGGCGCGGCGAACTGGCCACGCAGGGCCAGAAAATTCCGTTTTTATTCGAGGTTAAAACTGAGGCCGGCAAGCCGGTGGTGTACCTTGTTAATAAAGGGCTGAACGGCGAGGAGCGCCTGCGCTGCGACGAAATCTCGGCAGCCGGCGACTCGGTTACCATTCGCCTGCACGTGTTTGACGCGGCGCTGGTGGTGCGCGCCGATGGCCAGGATAAGCTGAAAGGCGTGTGGGTGAAATACGACAGCAAGACGCCATATCGGGTGCCGCTGGTGGCTACTGCGGGCGCGCAGTCGCTTTTTAACGGCGCCGATTCAAAAGACGCCGCTTCTTTTGCTGGTACATGGAAAACCACTTTTACCGATGGTAAAGACAGTTATCCAGCAGTAGGGGTGATTCAGCAAAAAGGTGCAGATGTTGTAGGCACCTTCTTAACTACAACTGGCGACTACCGTTATCTAAGTGGAAGTGCACTGGGTAGTGGACTGCGTATGAGCACATTTGATGGAAGTCACGCTTTTTTATTCGAGGCTAAAAAAGAGCCAAAAATAAAGGTTACCGCTGCTAATAATGAGCAAACCGGCTTGCCACGTGCTTTGGCTGAAAATGCTTACCGAGGAGAACTCAATGGCGACTACTACTCAGGCAAATCGGGCCACGAAACCTGGACGGCTACCCTCGACCCCAAGGCCAAGCTGCCCGACGCCGACACGCTCACCTACCTGCGCAAGGGCGAGTCGCGGCTGAATTTCAAGTTTCCGAGCATTGTGCAGGGCAGCAGCATCTCCCCTACCGACCCCAAGTACAAGGGCAAGGTGGTGGTGCTGCAAATCCTGGGCTCGTGGTGCCCCAACTGCATGGACGAAACCGCTTACCTCGCGCCCTGGTACGCGCAGAATAAGGCGCGCGGCGTGGAGATTATCGGCCTGGGCTACGAGCGTAGCTCTGACTACCAGCAGGCGGCCAGCCGTTTGCAAAAGATGAAGCAACGCTTCAACATCGGCTACGACCTGGCCGTGGCGGGCGTGTCGAACAAAGACTCGGTAGCCAGGTCGCTGCCGCAGCTGGCGAAGTTTCTGGGTTTCCCAACCACCATTTTTCTGGATAAAAAAGGCGTGGTGCGCAGCATCCGCACCGGCTTTTCGGGGCCGGGCACGGGGCAGTATTACGAGGAAGAAAAAGCCCACTTTAACCGCACGGTGGACAAGCTGCTGAAAGAATAG